One part of the Bacillus sp. FJAT-27916 genome encodes these proteins:
- the frr gene encoding ribosome recycling factor produces MAKQVISNTKEKMDKCIQAFSRELASIRAGRASASLLDRLTVDYYGAPTPINQMASISVPEARMLVIQPYDKSILGDIEKAILKSDLGLNPVNDGSIIRLSVPALTEERRRDLVKQVKKEAEEAKVAIRNVRRDGNDDLKKLEKNGEITEDAHRGYSDDVQKMTDEHIAKIDQMAKDKEKEIMEV; encoded by the coding sequence ATGGCAAAGCAAGTTATTTCTAATACAAAGGAAAAAATGGACAAATGCATTCAAGCATTTTCACGTGAGCTGGCTTCTATTCGTGCCGGTCGTGCCAGCGCATCATTGCTGGACCGATTAACGGTTGATTATTATGGTGCTCCAACACCGATTAACCAAATGGCTTCTATTAGCGTACCAGAAGCTCGTATGCTTGTGATTCAGCCTTATGATAAATCCATCCTTGGTGATATCGAGAAAGCCATTCTTAAATCAGATTTAGGGCTGAACCCTGTCAATGATGGGTCCATCATTCGTTTGAGTGTACCAGCTTTAACTGAAGAACGCCGCCGCGATCTTGTTAAACAAGTGAAGAAAGAAGCGGAAGAAGCAAAGGTTGCTATCCGTAATGTTCGCCGTGATGGAAATGACGATTTGAAGAAGCTCGAGAAAAATGGCGAAATCACAGAAGATGCTCACCGCGGCTATTCTGACGATGTTCAAAAAATGACAGATGAGCATATCGCAAAAATCGATCAAATGGCTAAAGATAAAGAAAAGGAAATTATGGAAGTCTGA
- the pyrH gene encoding UMP kinase, producing the protein MSSVKYKRVVLKLSGEALAGQQGFGIDPVIISSIAKQVKEVAELGVEVAVVVGGGNIWRGKTGSELGMDRATADYMGMLATVMNSLALQDSLEQQGIGTRVQTSIEMRQVAEPYIRRRAIRHLEKSRVVIFAAGTGNPYFSTDTTAALRAAEIEADVILMGKNNVDGVYSADPVKDSNAVKFDQLSYLDLIKDGLAVMDSTASSLCMDNDIPLIVFSIMEEGNIKRAVLGETIGTVVRGNK; encoded by the coding sequence ATGAGCAGCGTAAAGTATAAAAGAGTTGTATTAAAGTTAAGTGGAGAGGCTCTCGCAGGGCAGCAGGGCTTCGGGATTGACCCGGTTATCATCTCTTCCATTGCGAAACAGGTAAAGGAAGTAGCTGAATTGGGCGTAGAAGTAGCCGTTGTCGTTGGCGGGGGCAATATTTGGAGAGGGAAGACGGGAAGCGAGCTGGGCATGGACCGTGCAACTGCGGATTACATGGGTATGCTTGCGACTGTCATGAATTCCCTTGCTCTACAAGACAGCCTAGAACAGCAGGGCATTGGAACACGTGTGCAAACATCCATTGAAATGCGTCAGGTTGCAGAGCCTTATATTAGACGCAGAGCCATTCGTCATCTAGAAAAGAGCCGTGTTGTTATTTTTGCAGCAGGTACAGGCAACCCTTATTTCTCCACTGATACAACAGCAGCTTTACGAGCTGCTGAAATCGAAGCAGATGTTATCCTTATGGGCAAAAACAATGTTGACGGCGTATACAGCGCTGATCCGGTAAAAGACAGCAATGCTGTGAAGTTTGACCAATTATCTTATCTTGATTTAATCAAGGATGGTTTGGCGGTCATGGATTCAACTGCGTCATCACTTTGCATGGATAACGATATTCCACTAATCGTCTTCTCAATTATGGAAGAAGGAAATATTAAGCGCGCCGTACTTGGCGAAACTATCGGGACTGTTGTTAGGGGGAATAAATAA
- the tsf gene encoding translation elongation factor Ts gives MAITAQLVKELREKTGAGMMDCKKALQETNGDMDKAIDYLREKGIAKAAKKGDRIAAEGLTSIVVDGEQAVILEVNAETDFVAKNDAFQTLVKELAAHLLASKPASVEEALTQTMENGATVQDHINAAIAKIGERITLRRFEIKTKPENGAFGAYIHQGGRISVLTIIEGSADEAVAKDVSMHIAALNPKYVSRDQVTAEEVEHERQVLTQQALNEGKPEKIVAKMVEGRLGKYFEEICVLDQTFVKNPDQKVGQYVQANGATIVEFVRYEVGEGIEKKQDNFAEEVMSQVKKD, from the coding sequence ATGGCTATTACAGCTCAACTGGTTAAAGAATTACGCGAAAAAACTGGTGCAGGTATGATGGACTGCAAAAAAGCTCTTCAAGAAACAAACGGAGATATGGATAAAGCAATCGACTACCTTCGTGAAAAAGGTATCGCAAAAGCTGCTAAAAAAGGCGATCGTATCGCTGCAGAAGGCTTAACTTCTATCGTTGTAGACGGCGAACAAGCTGTTATCCTTGAAGTAAACGCTGAAACTGACTTCGTTGCTAAAAACGATGCGTTCCAAACTCTTGTAAAAGAATTGGCTGCTCACCTATTAGCAAGCAAACCAGCATCTGTTGAAGAAGCTCTTACACAAACAATGGAAAATGGTGCGACTGTTCAAGATCACATCAATGCTGCAATCGCTAAAATCGGAGAGCGTATCACACTTCGCCGCTTCGAAATCAAAACAAAACCTGAAAACGGCGCATTCGGTGCTTACATTCACCAAGGCGGACGTATCAGCGTATTGACAATCATCGAAGGTTCTGCTGATGAAGCTGTAGCGAAAGATGTATCTATGCACATCGCTGCTCTAAACCCTAAATACGTTTCTCGCGACCAAGTAACTGCTGAAGAAGTAGAACATGAGCGTCAAGTATTGACTCAACAAGCGTTAAACGAAGGCAAACCTGAAAAAATCGTTGCGAAAATGGTTGAAGGACGCCTTGGCAAATACTTCGAAGAGATCTGCGTATTGGATCAAACATTCGTTAAAAACCCTGATCAAAAAGTTGGTCAATATGTACAAGCTAACGGTGCTACAATCGTAGAATTCGTTCGTTACGAAGTTGGGGAAGGTATCGAGAAGAAACAAGATAACTTCGCTGAAGAAGTAATGAGCCAAGTTAAAAAAGACTAA
- the rpsB gene encoding 30S ribosomal protein S2, producing the protein MSVISMKQLLEAGVHFGHQTRRWNPKMKKYIFTERNGIYIIDLQKTVKKVEEAYNFVRDLAADGGTMLFVGTKKQAQDSVKEEAARAGMYYVNQRWLGGTLTNFVTIQKRIARLKEIEKMEENGTFEVLPKKEVIQLKKEQERLEKFLGGIKDMKQIPDALFIIDPRKERIAVAEAHKLNIPIVGIVDTNCDPDEIDYVIPANDDAIRAVKLLTGKMADAILEGKQGEETAPVAEAAEVEAPAEAEEATTVENA; encoded by the coding sequence ATGTCTGTTATTTCAATGAAACAACTGCTTGAAGCAGGTGTACACTTCGGGCACCAAACTCGTCGTTGGAACCCAAAAATGAAAAAATATATCTTCACGGAGCGTAATGGTATCTACATCATTGACCTTCAAAAAACGGTTAAAAAAGTAGAAGAAGCTTACAACTTCGTAAGAGACCTAGCAGCAGATGGCGGCACAATGCTATTTGTTGGTACTAAAAAGCAAGCTCAAGATTCCGTTAAGGAAGAAGCAGCTCGCGCTGGTATGTACTACGTTAACCAACGCTGGTTGGGCGGTACATTAACTAACTTCGTAACAATCCAAAAACGTATTGCACGTTTGAAAGAAATCGAAAAAATGGAAGAAAACGGTACTTTCGAAGTACTTCCTAAAAAAGAAGTTATTCAATTGAAGAAAGAACAAGAACGTCTTGAAAAATTCCTTGGCGGTATCAAGGATATGAAACAAATCCCTGATGCATTGTTCATCATCGACCCACGCAAAGAGCGTATCGCTGTTGCAGAAGCACACAAATTGAACATCCCTATCGTTGGTATCGTTGATACAAACTGTGATCCGGATGAAATCGATTATGTAATCCCTGCGAACGATGATGCAATCCGCGCTGTTAAATTGCTTACTGGAAAAATGGCTGACGCTATTCTTGAAGGTAAACAAGGTGAAGAAACAGCTCCAGTTGCAGAAGCAGCTGAAGTTGAAGCTCCTGCAGAAGCTGAAGAAGCTACTACAGTAGAAAATGCTTAA
- a CDS encoding FapA family protein, whose product MDIPFTLTVSRDRMKAWVHIEQDVIISESPEEVEKWLNDQGIIAGIMKGELVRLCHGDISLKPFLVARGKQPINGKDGRVIFHVSPQLERREEGADFRDVIHIPSVQTGDRIATIKDPENGVCGTDIYGNRLLPRRGKPAAITLGLNVIQHGNEIMAVSDGEVSFNWNVIQVNPVYVVDSDLDLSVGNIEFIGNVTIKGNVPPGYKIRVGGDLKVFGLIEGSDIQADGSIYVQGGISGEQDCQIRAGATLKSLYINRANVLAFGDIEVKHYILHSQVTSYGLIRCRRGQLIGGAIQAVKGVEIRDAGNIHYAHTLIHIGQTEAIERHKSELDMRAKQLFETISKLTMIAAKFEVMRQETGTVGVRETILLKKQQRTREVLEQELSGIREERLRLEYGVNEMDAEIIVHGICYPNVHIQIGKYTKPLNQIFKSVRFTESGREISVHPL is encoded by the coding sequence GTGGATATTCCATTTACGTTAACGGTATCAAGAGATCGAATGAAGGCATGGGTACATATCGAACAAGATGTCATAATCAGTGAGTCGCCTGAAGAAGTGGAAAAATGGCTGAATGACCAAGGAATCATAGCAGGAATCATGAAAGGTGAGCTAGTACGCCTATGCCATGGAGACATCAGCTTGAAGCCTTTTCTCGTTGCACGCGGAAAACAACCAATCAACGGGAAGGACGGAAGGGTTATTTTTCATGTATCTCCCCAGCTTGAGAGAAGAGAAGAAGGAGCTGATTTCCGAGATGTCATTCATATCCCGTCTGTCCAAACAGGGGACCGTATCGCGACGATAAAAGACCCAGAAAATGGTGTGTGCGGGACAGATATATACGGAAACCGCCTTCTTCCTAGGAGAGGCAAGCCGGCTGCCATAACGCTTGGTCTAAATGTCATTCAGCACGGAAATGAAATCATGGCCGTTTCAGATGGTGAGGTAAGCTTTAATTGGAATGTGATTCAAGTCAATCCTGTTTATGTGGTAGACAGTGATTTAGATTTATCAGTCGGAAACATTGAATTTATCGGAAATGTAACGATTAAAGGCAATGTTCCGCCGGGCTATAAAATACGCGTTGGAGGAGATTTGAAGGTTTTCGGTCTCATCGAAGGCTCGGATATACAGGCGGATGGCTCCATTTATGTTCAAGGGGGCATATCGGGTGAACAGGATTGTCAAATTCGAGCAGGAGCTACGCTTAAATCCCTCTATATTAATCGAGCAAATGTGCTCGCTTTTGGTGATATTGAGGTCAAACATTATATCCTGCACAGCCAAGTGACCTCCTATGGCTTGATACGGTGCAGGAGGGGCCAGTTAATTGGAGGAGCTATTCAAGCTGTTAAAGGAGTGGAAATCCGAGATGCGGGCAACATCCATTATGCACACACACTGATTCATATCGGACAAACAGAGGCGATTGAACGGCATAAATCAGAATTAGACATGCGGGCAAAGCAGTTGTTTGAAACGATTTCGAAGCTGACGATGATTGCAGCGAAATTTGAAGTGATGAGACAGGAAACGGGAACAGTCGGAGTCAGGGAGACAATCCTTCTTAAGAAGCAGCAAAGAACAAGGGAAGTGCTTGAGCAGGAGCTGTCTGGCATAAGGGAGGAACGGCTGCGGCTGGAATACGGTGTGAACGAAATGGATGCTGAAATTATCGTTCATGGTATTTGTTACCCAAATGTACATATTCAGATTGGCAAGTATACGAAGCCTTTGAATCAAATCTTTAAATCTGTCAGATTTACGGAAAGCGGAAGGGAGATCTCTGTTCATCCTTTATAA
- a CDS encoding FliA/WhiG family RNA polymerase sigma factor — translation MVPQVNVCEEQQCWHAWLDGRDEQAGDILAKKYLPLVNYHVQRISVNLPKSVNRDDIRSLGLMGLFDALEKFDLSRDLKFETYASFRIRGAIIDGLRKEDWLPRSTREKTKLIEATIEQLEQKKMRNISMAELAEELGMAEEEVNAVANENFFANVLSMDDQPKEHQEGEVQTFIVKDEQAVSPEEALMKKETIAEMGRQIQTLGEKEQLVLDLFYHKELTLTEIGQILNLSTSRISQIHSRALFKLRNVLQKSVYL, via the coding sequence ATGGTGCCTCAAGTAAATGTTTGTGAGGAACAGCAGTGTTGGCATGCTTGGCTTGATGGCCGTGATGAGCAGGCTGGAGATATATTGGCGAAGAAGTATTTGCCTTTAGTGAATTATCATGTTCAGCGGATTTCTGTGAATCTGCCTAAAAGCGTTAACAGAGATGATATTCGCAGCCTTGGATTGATGGGGCTTTTTGATGCGCTGGAAAAATTCGATCTATCCCGCGACCTGAAGTTTGAAACATATGCTTCCTTTCGGATACGCGGTGCCATCATTGACGGGCTTAGAAAAGAGGATTGGCTTCCAAGAAGCACAAGGGAGAAGACCAAGCTAATAGAAGCAACCATTGAACAGCTTGAACAGAAGAAAATGAGGAATATCTCCATGGCAGAGCTGGCAGAGGAATTGGGTATGGCAGAGGAGGAGGTCAATGCTGTTGCAAATGAAAATTTCTTTGCGAATGTTCTCTCCATGGATGACCAGCCAAAGGAGCACCAGGAAGGGGAAGTACAAACCTTTATTGTAAAGGATGAGCAAGCCGTATCTCCTGAGGAAGCGCTTATGAAAAAAGAAACAATCGCTGAAATGGGAAGGCAAATCCAGACATTAGGGGAGAAGGAACAATTGGTGCTTGACCTGTTCTATCATAAGGAGCTGACATTGACTGAAATTGGACAAATTCTCAATCTTTCTACTTCAAGGATATCGCAGATTCATTCACGTGCATTGTTCAAGCTGCGCAATGTATTGCAGAAATCAGTCTATCTATAG
- a CDS encoding chemotaxis protein CheA — protein sequence MDLGQYLDIFIEESKEHLQVCNHQLLLLERQPNNHRLVDEIFRAAHTLKGMAATMEFEDITQLTHEMENVLDEIRHRRLPVTPVLLDSIFQMLDALEEKLLLIEKGSDGTVQSRAAVLESQNSSGGRSETINHQEAAPAKEGRSIAHFEYASHERFVMEEAVKRQFNVYHLEISLREDCQMKAARALLVFRLLESMGEIIRAIPAAADLEQEPFERMFTATITTKKDIAQVHEKIMDIAEVERVRIRPISLNKLLESSPVARKEHSERLNILDKPIQKSIRVNIERLDGLMSAFEELIIYRSRLEKLAQEIDHPRLIEAVSGMAGTTAEMQSILLNMRMVPAEGIFNRFPAMVRRLSKELDKEVRLEITGAATEIDRSIINEVGDSVLHFLRNALDHGIENPKTRKQSGKPSEGTIAIRAYNSRNDVMVEIEDDGAGIDEEVIVRRAVELGIVSSIQADRMSAEEKLQLIFASGFSTAQQISDISGRGVGLDAVKTMIESLGGEVMVQSMRGVGSRFTIKLPLTLSILPALLVKTKSETYAFPLISIIDCLMIEGANDESGIGSSMIYQGESIPIIHLGEVFGLCSSSLKDTRKAAVLVIQKGNKLAAIAVDEFIGQQEIAVKPLESKADARISGKAILGGKPVWMVDVQELLFMIHS from the coding sequence ATGGATTTGGGCCAATATCTAGATATTTTTATTGAAGAGAGCAAGGAACACTTGCAAGTATGCAATCATCAGCTGCTTCTGCTGGAAAGGCAGCCAAATAATCATAGATTGGTAGATGAAATATTTCGTGCAGCCCATACGCTAAAGGGGATGGCTGCTACGATGGAATTTGAAGATATCACGCAGTTAACCCACGAAATGGAGAATGTCCTTGATGAAATTCGGCACCGGCGACTTCCTGTCACACCTGTTTTACTCGATTCTATATTCCAAATGTTAGATGCTCTGGAAGAGAAGCTCTTATTGATAGAGAAGGGGAGTGACGGTACGGTCCAGTCACGTGCCGCTGTATTGGAGTCTCAAAACTCCAGCGGTGGCCGATCAGAGACAATCAATCATCAAGAAGCTGCACCAGCAAAAGAAGGGCGCAGCATAGCTCACTTTGAATATGCAAGCCATGAACGATTCGTTATGGAAGAGGCAGTAAAGCGGCAATTCAATGTTTACCATCTGGAAATCTCCTTAAGAGAGGATTGCCAAATGAAAGCAGCGCGTGCTCTGTTGGTTTTTCGGCTGCTTGAATCCATGGGGGAGATTATTCGTGCAATCCCTGCAGCAGCTGATTTGGAGCAGGAGCCTTTCGAAAGGATGTTTACGGCCACTATTACGACAAAGAAAGATATCGCACAGGTGCATGAAAAGATCATGGACATCGCTGAGGTCGAAAGGGTCAGAATCCGCCCAATCTCTTTAAATAAGCTTTTGGAGAGTTCTCCTGTTGCTAGGAAAGAACACTCTGAAAGGCTGAACATACTCGATAAACCAATCCAAAAATCGATACGCGTCAATATTGAGAGACTAGATGGACTGATGTCGGCATTCGAGGAATTAATCATTTACCGCAGCAGGCTAGAAAAGCTAGCTCAGGAGATTGATCATCCACGGTTGATAGAGGCTGTTTCTGGCATGGCGGGTACGACGGCAGAAATGCAGAGCATCCTGCTGAATATGCGAATGGTACCTGCCGAGGGCATTTTCAATCGTTTTCCAGCGATGGTTAGACGTTTATCGAAGGAATTAGATAAGGAGGTCAGGCTGGAAATAACAGGGGCTGCAACTGAAATTGATCGTTCTATTATTAATGAAGTTGGGGATTCTGTGCTGCATTTCTTAAGAAATGCCCTTGATCATGGGATTGAAAATCCCAAAACAAGAAAACAGTCAGGTAAACCATCTGAGGGAACCATTGCTATTCGCGCCTATAACAGCAGGAATGATGTCATGGTGGAAATCGAGGATGATGGTGCAGGCATTGACGAAGAGGTGATTGTAAGAAGAGCTGTTGAACTGGGGATTGTGTCTTCTATTCAGGCAGATAGGATGAGTGCGGAAGAAAAACTCCAGCTAATATTTGCTTCTGGATTCTCAACAGCCCAGCAAATATCGGATATTTCCGGACGTGGAGTGGGGCTTGATGCAGTCAAAACCATGATTGAATCCTTGGGTGGTGAAGTGATGGTCCAGTCGATGCGGGGCGTAGGATCTCGCTTTACGATTAAACTACCGCTAACCCTTTCCATTCTTCCAGCCCTGCTCGTGAAAACGAAGTCAGAGACATATGCCTTTCCGCTTATCTCAATTATTGACTGTCTCATGATTGAAGGTGCCAATGACGAATCTGGAATCGGATCTAGCATGATTTATCAAGGGGAATCCATTCCAATCATCCATCTTGGGGAAGTATTTGGTCTGTGCAGCTCATCATTGAAGGATACACGAAAAGCTGCTGTCTTGGTTATTCAAAAGGGAAATAAGCTGGCGGCTATTGCGGTGGATGAATTTATCGGACAACAGGAAATAGCTGTTAAACCGCTTGAATCTAAAGCTGATGCCCGTATTTCAGGGAAGGCGATTCTTGGTGGCAAGCCTGTATGGATGGTTGATGTGCAGGAGCTATTGTTTATGATTCATTCTTAA
- a CDS encoding MinD/ParA family protein, producing the protein MSDQADMLRRRLEEHNGKRGKVIAVTSGKGGVGKSNFSINFAVGLAQERYRVLVIDFDIGMGNIHLLIGKSNRYTIADHFEKGVPLTDIIEQGPGGVHYIGGGTGLTQLLSLSDRLFERFSAEFEQILGRYDYILMDMGAGVSDQSLQFMIAANEVFIITTPEPTAITDAYSMMKFLTKQAADIPFYLICNRAPSYKNGEEVLTRLAGAAGKFLNKDVSRLGVIPDDSSVSRAVLRQVPFLELEPKARASTALKQLQQSYLGNENKGTGQELSFMSKVRGYLFNRQ; encoded by the coding sequence ATGTCCGATCAAGCTGATATGCTGAGACGAAGATTAGAGGAGCATAATGGGAAACGAGGAAAGGTCATTGCCGTAACAAGTGGAAAAGGCGGCGTTGGAAAGTCCAATTTCTCCATCAATTTCGCTGTTGGGCTGGCGCAGGAACGGTACAGGGTGCTGGTCATTGACTTTGATATTGGGATGGGAAATATCCATCTTTTAATCGGAAAATCAAATCGATATACAATTGCCGACCACTTCGAAAAGGGTGTTCCTTTAACAGATATTATCGAACAAGGTCCTGGTGGTGTCCATTATATTGGGGGCGGAACAGGCTTAACGCAATTATTGTCCCTTAGTGATCGGCTTTTTGAACGGTTCAGTGCTGAATTTGAACAAATTCTTGGGCGTTATGACTATATTTTGATGGATATGGGAGCGGGAGTGTCTGACCAGTCTCTTCAATTCATGATAGCGGCGAATGAAGTCTTCATTATCACGACACCGGAGCCGACAGCCATTACGGATGCTTATTCAATGATGAAATTTTTGACGAAGCAGGCAGCTGATATTCCTTTTTATCTGATTTGTAATCGTGCTCCCTCCTATAAGAATGGCGAGGAGGTATTGACCAGGCTCGCAGGTGCTGCCGGAAAATTCCTGAATAAGGATGTCTCAAGGCTGGGAGTTATTCCGGATGACAGCAGTGTCAGCAGAGCGGTATTGAGGCAAGTTCCGTTTTTGGAACTGGAACCAAAAGCACGGGCGAGCACGGCACTTAAACAATTACAACAATCCTATTTAGGTAATGAAAACAAAGGGACTGGTCAAGAGTTGTCCTTTATGAGCAAGGTAAGAGGATATCTCTTTAATAGACAGTAG
- the flhF gene encoding flagellar biosynthesis protein FlhF, which produces MKVMKFTGSNMQEVMEQIRSKLGSDAVILNSKTVENSGYFGLFKKKSLEVLAAIDERPPAPETIPSGGYTVKREDSIESERILKELKQMQGLLQENMFRNQSPDKYEWYPKELKIIYSRLQERGLGSGLLDDLMPLLLKEWKCSLANAEWAEEDIEQLAKKIMIERLQVFSAPRGESNRKYIAIVGPTGVGKTTTIAKIAAEYMLNKQRKVAFITTDTYRIAAIEQLRTYAQILGIPLEVAYNLEDFVQASKRFAHYDHVFIDTAGRNFRDSVYVEELMKIIDFDLNLETFLVLAATAKEEDMNKIYEQFDLMNINGLIFTKTDETESLGGMINFIMNYSAPVAYITNGQDVPDDIQAATPENIINMVFGGREHVRSS; this is translated from the coding sequence ATGAAGGTCATGAAATTTACTGGCAGTAACATGCAGGAGGTCATGGAACAAATTCGTTCTAAATTAGGATCTGATGCCGTTATCTTGAATTCAAAAACGGTCGAAAACTCTGGATATTTCGGCCTTTTCAAGAAAAAAAGCCTGGAGGTGCTAGCCGCCATCGATGAAAGGCCGCCAGCACCAGAAACCATTCCGTCTGGAGGATATACCGTAAAAAGGGAGGATTCGATTGAGTCAGAGCGGATTCTAAAGGAATTAAAACAGATGCAGGGACTGCTGCAGGAAAATATGTTCAGAAATCAGTCTCCTGACAAGTATGAATGGTATCCGAAAGAACTAAAAATTATATACTCACGGCTTCAAGAACGGGGTCTTGGCAGCGGGCTGCTGGACGATCTGATGCCGTTGCTTCTTAAGGAATGGAAGTGTTCATTAGCCAATGCTGAATGGGCGGAGGAAGACATTGAGCAGCTGGCAAAAAAAATCATGATAGAGAGGCTTCAAGTCTTCTCTGCTCCTCGCGGTGAATCGAACCGGAAATACATTGCGATTGTCGGTCCTACTGGTGTAGGTAAAACAACCACCATAGCGAAGATAGCGGCAGAATATATGTTGAATAAGCAAAGGAAAGTTGCCTTCATCACAACAGACACCTATCGAATTGCTGCCATTGAGCAATTACGGACGTATGCGCAGATATTGGGGATCCCTTTGGAGGTTGCCTATAATTTGGAGGATTTCGTTCAGGCATCTAAACGTTTTGCTCATTATGATCATGTATTTATAGATACAGCCGGACGGAATTTCCGAGATTCTGTCTATGTCGAAGAACTGATGAAAATCATTGATTTTGACTTAAATCTGGAGACCTTTCTCGTTTTAGCGGCGACTGCTAAGGAAGAGGATATGAACAAGATTTACGAGCAATTTGATCTCATGAATATCAATGGCCTAATCTTTACGAAAACAGATGAAACAGAAAGCTTAGGCGGAATGATTAATTTCATTATGAATTACTCTGCTCCCGTTGCATACATAACGAATGGGCAGGATGTACCGGATGATATACAAGCAGCAACTCCGGAAAATATCATCAATATGGTTTTTGGAGGAAGAGAGCATGTCCGATCAAGCTGA